Proteins encoded by one window of Montipora foliosa isolate CH-2021 unplaced genomic scaffold, ASM3666993v2 scaffold_419, whole genome shotgun sequence:
- the LOC137988439 gene encoding neuronal pentraxin-2-like, translating to MAQIALRKTADEAREDFPEAAQVLKDNTYMDDICDSVCTDCIDSVLETGGFKVKGWLSNKANSNTDQEERKEAAILQGVNEEKVLEWYATITQTCLPLKNSGVSADDGNWHHICITWESTNGSWKVYKDGSVQARGSQLKSGYKIKTNGILTVGQEQDSFGGRFDPNQSYLGELTGLNNWNRVLSPSEILEMSKSCHVGQGNVKKWSDFKVGIRGNVRVISPSACEA from the exons ATGGCACAAATAGCACTAAGGAAGACAGCAGACGAAGCAAGAGAAGATTTCCCAGAAGCAGCACAAGTTCTCAAAGACAACACCTACATGGATGATATTTGCGATTCAGTCTGCACAGACTGCATAGACAGTGTACTCGAAACAGGaggttttaaagtcaaaggcTGGCTTTCGAATAAAGCTAACTCTAACACCGATCAGGAAGAGAGAAAGGAAGCAGCGATTTTGCAAGGAGTCAATGAAGAAAAGGTATTAGAGTGGTATGCAACAATCACACAGACATGTTTACCCTTAAA AAATAGCGGTGTATCTGCAGATGATGGTAACTGGCATCATATTTGTATCACATGGGAGAGCACAAATGGCTCGTGGAAAGTTTACAAAGATGGCAGCGTGCAAGCCCGTGGGTCTCAGTTGAAGTCTGGTTATAAAATAAAGACGAACGGAATACTCACTGTCGGGCAAGAACAAGATTCGTTTGGTGGCCGCTTTGACCCAAATCAAAGTTACCTTGGAGAACTGACGGGCCTCAATAACTGGAACAGAGTTCTCTCTCCGAGTGAAATCTTGGAAATGTCGAAATCGTGCCATGTGGGGCAGGGTAACGTTAAGAAATGGTCTGATTTCAAAGTAGGAATAAGAGGCAATGTAAGGGTCATCTCCCCATCGGCTTGTGAAGcgtaa
- the LOC137988456 gene encoding neuronal pentraxin receptor-like, which produces MANVGLYFLLIAVAFASFSEAKKPSDFTLSACHCSPTIKVSVEGDKCDLCEANKQLQQDIDHLRKELQTVKNRSSQIQPGFPTREFDLYFTNVGINDYVIHHGLEVTSAFTICLRVRTTEKTSNYLSVVSYSLSTNYNEIVMGRMSDIRFYVNEQSTHTGVYVDDGNWHHVCITWESTNGSWKVYKDGSVQAQGSQLKTGYKIKTNGILTVGQEQDSFGGGFDPTQNYLGELTGLNIWNRVLSLSEILKISKSCHVGQGNVKKWSDFKVGIRCNIRVISPSACEV; this is translated from the exons ATGGCAAATGTTGGGCTCTATTTCCTGCTTATCGCGGTTGCGTTTGCTTCTTTTTCAGAAGCAAAAAAACCCAGCGATTTCACTCTATCCGCTTGTCACTGTAGTCCAACGATAAAGGTGTCCGTGGAAGGTGACAAGTGCGACTTGTGCGAGGCAAATAAACAACTCCAACAAGACATCGACCACCTGAGGAAAGAACTTCAGACTGTGAAAAATCGAAGCAGTCAGATTCAGCCAG GTTTCCCTACGAGGGAATTCGACCTTTATTTCACCAACGTTGGAATCAATGATTACGTTATCCATCATGGTCTGGAGGTAACCAGTGCTTTTACGATTTGCCTCCGAGTGCGTACCACTGAAAAGACATCCAATTATCTGTCAGTCGTGAGTTACAGCTTGTCAACGAACTACAATGAAATCGTGATGGGCAGGATGTCAGACATTCGGTTCTACGTCAACGAACAATCA ACAC ATACCGGTGTATATGTTGATGACGGTAACTGGCATCACGTTTGTATCACATGGGAGAGCACGAATGGCTCTTGGAAAGTTTACAAAGATGGCAGCGTGCAAGCCCAAGGGTCTCAGTTGAAGACTGGTTATAAAATAAAGACCAACGGAATCCTCACTGTCGGGCAAGAGCAAGATTCGTTTGGTGGCGGCTTTGACCCAACTCAAAATTACCTCGGAGAGCTGACGGGCCTCAATATCTGGAACCGAGTTCTCTCTTTAAGCGAGATCTTGAAAATCTCGAAATCGTGCCATGTGGGGCAGGGTAACGTCAAGAAATGGTCTGATTTCAAAGTAGGAATAAGATGCAATATAAGGGTTATCTCCCCATCGGCTTGCGAAGTGTAA